One Janthinobacterium sp. TB1-E2 genomic region harbors:
- a CDS encoding hemin-degrading factor gives MPPICNTELVTSEFTRLRREKKARHRDIAEDLGISEGELIAAHAGLSLANGALLGAERLQPDWPAIIAALEPLGEVMALTRNASCVHEKTGVYRKASHNNHVGLVLGGDIDLRVFYRQWAHGFAVREMGEKEVQRSLQFFDAAGQAVHKIFLKPQSDIAAYDALVTHFADADQAPGIAVAPPAPAPAELPDAQIDVAGFRAAWADLRDTHEFFTMLKKYSVSRLQGLRLAESRFVQQLDKSCVLDLLKDAALEKVSIMAFVGNAGMIQIHSGPVHKIAVMGPWINILDTRFNLHLREDHIASAWVVKKPTVDGLVTSVELFDAKGDTIVMFFGERKPGVHELCEWRHIVDRVAQEGELCAA, from the coding sequence ATGCCCCCTATTTGCAATACCGAGCTGGTCACCAGCGAATTTACCCGCCTGCGCCGCGAGAAAAAAGCCCGCCACCGCGACATCGCCGAAGACCTGGGCATTTCCGAAGGCGAGCTGATCGCCGCACATGCGGGCCTGTCGCTGGCCAATGGCGCCTTGCTGGGCGCCGAGCGCCTGCAGCCCGACTGGCCCGCCATCATTGCCGCGCTGGAACCGCTGGGCGAAGTCATGGCGCTGACGCGCAACGCTTCGTGCGTGCATGAAAAGACGGGTGTCTATCGAAAAGCCAGCCACAACAACCACGTGGGCCTGGTGCTCGGTGGCGACATCGACCTGCGTGTGTTCTACCGCCAGTGGGCGCATGGCTTTGCCGTACGCGAGATGGGAGAAAAGGAAGTGCAGCGCAGCCTGCAGTTTTTCGACGCGGCCGGCCAGGCCGTGCACAAGATTTTTCTGAAGCCGCAAAGCGATATTGCCGCCTACGACGCGCTGGTGACGCATTTTGCCGATGCGGACCAGGCGCCCGGCATCGCCGTGGCGCCGCCGGCGCCGGCGCCGGCCGAATTGCCCGATGCGCAGATCGACGTGGCCGGCTTTCGCGCCGCCTGGGCCGACTTGCGCGACACGCATGAATTTTTCACCATGCTGAAAAAATACTCGGTCTCGCGCCTGCAGGGCTTGCGCCTGGCCGAGTCCCGTTTCGTGCAGCAGCTCGACAAATCCTGCGTGCTCGACCTGCTCAAGGACGCCGCGCTTGAAAAAGTATCGATCATGGCTTTCGTCGGCAATGCCGGCATGATCCAGATCCATTCGGGCCCCGTGCACAAGATCGCCGTGATGGGGCCGTGGATCAATATCCTCGACACGCGCTTCAACCTGCATTTGCGCGAAGACCATATCGCCAGCGCCTGGGTGGTGAAAAAGCCCACGGTCGATGGCCTGGTGACGTCCGTGGAACTGTTTGACGCCAAGGGCGACACCATCGTCATGTTCTTCGGCGAGCGCAAGCCGGGCGTGCACGAGCTGTGCGAATGGCGCCATATCGTCGACCGGGTGGCGCAGGAGGGCGAACTATGCGCCGCATGA
- a CDS encoding heme/hemin ABC transporter substrate-binding protein codes for MRRMIAASVARRIALKKMGAGALALAAPMQVLAAVSDAGKPVAKARRIVSVGGALTEIVYALEAQGELVGVDTTSLYPAVAQQLPQVGYARTLSAEGVLSLAPTQLIATEEAGPQAVLRQVRDAGVPVAVLNANNQFEGLLERVKQVGQITGRPDPAARLAQALQQQWDGALGKVRQRSHSPVQSAVRVLFILAHAPNQVMVGGRETGADAMLAYAGAVNVMGGQGGFAGYKPLTPEAVIAARPDIVLVTDQGLKASGGVDGILKLPGLAQTPAGRKHRIVSLEAMLLLGFGPRMPQALMELDAAFAKAMAA; via the coding sequence ATGCGCCGCATGATCGCCGCCAGCGTGGCGCGCCGCATCGCGCTGAAAAAGATGGGGGCGGGAGCCCTGGCGCTGGCCGCGCCGATGCAGGTGCTGGCCGCCGTGTCCGACGCGGGTAAACCCGTGGCGAAAGCGCGGCGCATCGTCAGCGTGGGCGGCGCCCTGACGGAAATCGTCTATGCGCTCGAGGCGCAGGGCGAACTGGTGGGCGTCGATACGACCTCGCTGTATCCGGCCGTGGCGCAACAGCTGCCGCAGGTCGGCTATGCGCGCACCTTGTCGGCCGAGGGCGTGCTGTCGCTGGCGCCCACGCAGCTGATCGCCACCGAGGAAGCGGGGCCGCAAGCCGTGCTGCGCCAGGTACGCGATGCAGGCGTGCCGGTGGCGGTGCTGAACGCGAATAACCAATTCGAAGGCTTGCTCGAACGGGTGAAACAAGTGGGCCAGATCACGGGCCGGCCCGACCCCGCCGCGCGCCTGGCGCAAGCCTTGCAGCAGCAGTGGGACGGCGCCCTGGGCAAGGTGCGCCAGCGCAGCCACTCACCGGTACAATCAGCCGTGCGCGTGCTGTTCATCCTCGCGCATGCGCCGAACCAGGTGATGGTGGGCGGGCGCGAGACGGGCGCCGACGCCATGCTCGCGTATGCGGGCGCCGTCAATGTGATGGGCGGGCAGGGTGGATTCGCCGGCTACAAGCCGCTCACGCCGGAAGCCGTGATCGCCGCGCGGCCCGACATCGTGCTCGTCACGGACCAGGGCTTGAAGGCCTCGGGCGGCGTGGACGGCATCTTGAAACTGCCAGGCCTGGCGCAGACGCCGGCCGGGCGCAAGCACCGCATCGTGTCGCTGGAAGCCATGCTGCTGCTGGGCTTTGGCCCGCGCATGCCGCAGGCGCTCATGGAACTCGACGCCGCCTTTGCGAAAGCCATGGCTGCATGA
- a CDS encoding iron ABC transporter permease produces MNVASVVSAAPWRWPRWGAGGMLAAALAGGLLIAVQAGAVPVTLADWLAPFQAGDEALSGGAYVLWHIRLPRALFAALIGAALALAGGLTQGLFRNPLADPGLLGVSSGAACAGAATIVFAASLHVAPELRVWLLPAAAFAGAMLICVLLDRVARWATPGSIVGLLLTGVALNAITVAVMGLCIYLASDDQLRTLTFWTLGSLSAGSWRQVAALLLVLAGALWATRYLMRALNALALGEAQALHVGVDVGRLRTQVIVLVAVLTGFAVAWCGGIGFIGLIAPHLVRTWLGADQRRVLPLSMLAGGLLLLLADTLARTVAIPAEVPVGIFTALLGGPFFLMLLRRFRHGTA; encoded by the coding sequence ATGAACGTGGCCTCCGTGGTGTCCGCCGCTCCATGGCGCTGGCCACGCTGGGGCGCTGGCGGAATGCTGGCGGCCGCACTGGCTGGCGGCTTGCTCATCGCCGTGCAGGCGGGCGCCGTGCCCGTGACGCTGGCTGACTGGCTGGCGCCGTTTCAAGCGGGCGACGAGGCGTTGTCCGGCGGCGCCTATGTGCTGTGGCATATCCGTTTGCCGCGCGCCCTGTTCGCCGCCCTGATCGGCGCCGCGCTGGCGCTGGCCGGCGGCCTGACGCAAGGATTGTTCCGCAATCCGCTGGCCGACCCGGGGTTGCTGGGCGTGAGCAGCGGCGCCGCCTGCGCGGGCGCGGCCACCATCGTGTTTGCCGCCAGCCTGCACGTGGCACCCGAGCTGCGCGTGTGGCTGCTGCCGGCTGCCGCGTTTGCGGGCGCCATGCTGATCTGCGTGCTGCTTGACAGGGTCGCCCGCTGGGCCACGCCCGGCTCCATCGTCGGCCTGCTGCTGACGGGCGTGGCGCTGAACGCCATCACGGTGGCCGTCATGGGCCTGTGCATCTACCTGGCCAGCGACGACCAGTTGCGCACCCTGACTTTCTGGACCCTCGGTTCGCTGTCGGCCGGCAGCTGGCGCCAGGTGGCGGCCTTGCTGCTGGTGCTGGCGGGCGCGCTGTGGGCCACGCGCTACCTGATGCGCGCATTGAACGCGCTGGCGCTGGGCGAGGCGCAGGCGCTGCACGTGGGCGTCGACGTGGGCCGGCTGCGCACGCAGGTGATCGTGCTGGTGGCCGTGCTGACAGGGTTTGCCGTCGCCTGGTGCGGCGGCATCGGTTTTATCGGCCTGATCGCGCCGCACCTGGTACGCACCTGGCTGGGCGCCGACCAGCGCCGCGTGCTACCGCTGTCCATGCTGGCCGGCGGCTTGCTGCTGCTGTTGGCCGACACCCTGGCGCGCACGGTCGCCATTCCCGCGGAAGTCCCCGTCGGCATTTTCACGGCCTTGCTGGGCGGGCCATTTTTCCTGATGCTGTTGCGGCGCTTCCGCCACGGCACCGCCTAG
- a CDS encoding ATP-binding cassette domain-containing protein: MTPLLELSFATTQLGQQYFGPFTVRVAPGERIAILGPSGAGKSTLLKLMACELQPQAGQVVLAGRPLAQWPLADLARCRAVLPQGSNVAFGLQCELVIGLGRVARLVDPQLERIVQDAAALARAGHLLGRRLDTLSGGEQARVQLARIFAQMWDVRDGLILVDEPLAALDPGLQFDLLDSLQQFCATRGHAVIAILHDINHALLGFERLLLVRSGQLVADIASDAGAVPALAALYGIALTTATSSDGHVCVIPARSAVRRAA; the protein is encoded by the coding sequence ATGACGCCCTTGCTGGAACTCTCCTTCGCCACCACGCAACTGGGCCAGCAGTATTTCGGCCCCTTCACTGTGCGGGTGGCGCCCGGCGAGCGCATCGCCATCCTTGGCCCCAGCGGCGCGGGCAAGTCGACGCTGTTGAAACTGATGGCGTGCGAACTGCAGCCGCAGGCGGGCCAGGTGGTGCTTGCCGGCCGTCCCCTGGCGCAGTGGCCGCTGGCCGACCTGGCGCGGTGCCGCGCCGTGCTGCCGCAAGGTTCGAACGTGGCCTTCGGCTTGCAGTGCGAACTGGTGATCGGCCTGGGACGGGTGGCGCGCCTGGTCGACCCGCAGCTGGAACGGATCGTGCAGGACGCTGCCGCCCTGGCCCGCGCCGGGCATCTGCTGGGCCGCCGCCTCGATACCCTGTCCGGCGGCGAGCAGGCGAGGGTGCAGCTGGCGCGCATCTTCGCGCAGATGTGGGATGTGCGCGATGGCTTGATACTCGTCGATGAACCGCTGGCGGCGCTCGATCCCGGGCTGCAGTTCGATCTGCTCGACAGCCTGCAGCAGTTCTGCGCCACGCGCGGCCACGCCGTCATCGCCATCCTGCACGACATCAATCACGCCTTGCTGGGTTTCGAGCGGCTGCTGCTCGTGCGTTCGGGCCAGCTGGTCGCAGACATCGCCAGCGATGCCGGCGCCGTGCCCGCCCTGGCCGCGCTGTACGGCATCGCCCTGACGACGGCGACCAGCAGCGACGGCCACGTGTGCGTCATCCCTGCCAGAAGCGCGGTGCGCAGGGCGGCCTGA
- a CDS encoding efflux transporter outer membrane subunit gives MKALILITALGLAGCGSVGTDFQRPPHDLGQQWRQAEDARFAAAQDGAIEQHWWDGFGDATLSSLLRRAAGANLDVLAAASRLEQSRAARGVAGAAQGPSLGANGGYSRARNSEQGLSDPSRNNGQSAYSLWQGNLDAAWELDLWGRVRREVEAADARVDVAQETQRGVLLAVLAETARDYIELRGAQQTLAITQQLLDIARHTLELTRIRLREGAATQLDEAEAAAHVATIEARLPPLQQREARLGNALALLLALPPQALQAELAAVKDIPAVAMQVQLGVPSSLAERRPDIRRAEAQLHAATAAIGVAQGDFYPRITLSGSIGLQAMQLSDIGWDAKRFAFGPGFSVPLFDGGRLRGNLQLREAQQQEAAIAYRQTVLAAWHEVEDALSGYQANARRQASLDEAVKQGRRALGSAELQYRQGGTDLINVLHVQNTLLNNEAALVDSRATASLSLVQVYKALGGGWQAFSSTSQESTQ, from the coding sequence ATGAAAGCACTGATCTTGATCACGGCCCTGGGCCTGGCCGGCTGCGGCAGCGTCGGCACCGACTTCCAGCGCCCGCCCCATGACCTGGGTCAGCAATGGCGTCAGGCGGAAGATGCCCGCTTCGCGGCGGCACAGGATGGCGCCATCGAGCAGCACTGGTGGGACGGCTTTGGCGACGCGACCCTGTCGTCCCTGCTGCGGCGCGCCGCCGGCGCCAACCTCGACGTGCTGGCGGCCGCCAGCCGGCTGGAACAGAGCCGCGCCGCGCGCGGTGTGGCCGGCGCCGCGCAAGGCCCGTCCCTGGGCGCGAATGGCGGCTACAGCCGCGCGCGCAACAGCGAACAAGGCTTGAGCGACCCGTCGCGCAACAACGGCCAATCCGCCTACAGCCTGTGGCAAGGCAACCTCGATGCGGCCTGGGAGCTGGACCTGTGGGGCCGCGTGCGGCGCGAAGTGGAAGCGGCCGACGCGCGCGTTGACGTGGCCCAGGAAACGCAGCGCGGCGTGCTGCTGGCCGTGCTGGCCGAGACGGCGCGCGACTACATCGAGTTGCGCGGCGCGCAGCAAACCCTGGCCATCACGCAGCAGCTGCTCGACATCGCCCGCCATACCCTGGAGCTGACCCGCATCCGCCTGCGCGAAGGCGCGGCGACGCAGCTCGACGAGGCCGAGGCGGCGGCCCACGTGGCCACCATCGAAGCGCGTTTGCCGCCGCTGCAGCAGCGCGAAGCGCGCCTGGGCAATGCCCTCGCCCTCTTGCTGGCGTTGCCACCGCAAGCTTTGCAGGCGGAGCTGGCGGCTGTCAAGGACATTCCCGCCGTGGCCATGCAGGTGCAGCTGGGCGTGCCCAGCAGCCTGGCCGAGCGGCGTCCCGACATCCGCCGCGCCGAAGCGCAGCTGCACGCGGCCACGGCCGCCATCGGCGTGGCGCAAGGTGATTTTTATCCGCGCATCACGCTCTCGGGCAGCATCGGCCTGCAAGCGATGCAGCTGTCCGACATCGGCTGGGATGCCAAGCGCTTTGCCTTCGGTCCCGGCTTCAGCGTACCCCTGTTCGATGGCGGCCGCCTGCGCGGCAACCTGCAATTGCGCGAAGCGCAGCAGCAGGAAGCGGCCATCGCCTACCGCCAGACGGTGCTGGCCGCCTGGCACGAGGTGGAAGACGCCTTGTCCGGCTACCAGGCCAACGCCCGCCGCCAGGCCAGCCTCGATGAAGCCGTCAAACAGGGACGGCGCGCGCTGGGCAGCGCGGAACTGCAGTACCGCCAGGGCGGCACGGACTTGATCAACGTGCTGCACGTGCAAAACACCTTATTGAACAACGAGGCGGCGCTGGTCGACAGCCGCGCCACCGCGTCGCTGTCGCTGGTCCAGGTTTACAAGGCGCTGGGCGGCGGCTGGCAAGCCTTTTCAAGCACCTCGCAAGAAAGTACCCAATGA
- a CDS encoding HlyD family secretion protein, with protein sequence MNVPILRSRAFLLGLALLACALAFCAWQLLFSRSEEQGTDDAFVSADYTVLSPKVGGIVREVLVEDNQAVKAGQLLARIDDRDYQAAAASARAEVAGAEAQLDYARATVQRQQSVIEQASTLVEANQAEDKLAQQELARSTHLAGQGAGSVQNAQQAQSRYDVSRARLAQNRAALVATRKQTDILQAQQGAAEAALLRARANLQRAELDLSHTQLRAPIDGIVGRRAVRVGALVAPGASLMAVVPLNRSFVVANLQETQLTHVRQGQRASIAIDAYPGVLLHGTVHSIAPATGVTFAAIAPENATGNFTKVVQRIPVRIALDPEQDGDRDRGTRLRVGMSAEVRIDTAARRQQLQQVSAR encoded by the coding sequence ATGAATGTCCCCATACTGCGCTCGCGCGCTTTCCTCCTCGGCCTGGCCCTGCTGGCCTGCGCCCTCGCCTTTTGCGCCTGGCAACTGCTGTTTTCCCGCAGCGAAGAACAAGGCACCGACGACGCCTTCGTCAGCGCCGACTACACCGTGCTTTCTCCCAAGGTGGGCGGCATCGTGCGGGAAGTGCTGGTGGAAGACAACCAGGCTGTCAAGGCGGGTCAGCTGCTGGCCCGCATCGACGACCGCGATTACCAGGCCGCCGCCGCCTCGGCACGCGCCGAAGTAGCGGGCGCCGAGGCGCAGCTGGACTATGCCCGCGCCACGGTGCAGCGCCAGCAATCTGTGATCGAACAAGCCAGCACCCTGGTCGAGGCCAACCAGGCGGAAGACAAACTGGCGCAGCAGGAACTGGCCCGTTCAACGCACCTGGCCGGCCAGGGCGCGGGCAGCGTGCAAAACGCCCAGCAGGCGCAATCGCGCTACGACGTGAGCCGCGCGCGCCTGGCGCAAAACCGCGCCGCCCTCGTCGCCACCCGCAAGCAGACTGACATTTTGCAAGCGCAGCAAGGGGCGGCTGAAGCGGCCCTGCTGCGCGCCCGCGCCAACCTGCAACGGGCCGAACTGGATCTGTCGCATACGCAGCTGCGTGCTCCCATCGACGGCATCGTCGGACGCCGCGCCGTACGCGTCGGCGCCCTCGTGGCGCCCGGCGCCAGCCTGATGGCCGTGGTGCCACTGAACCGCAGCTTCGTCGTCGCCAATCTGCAGGAAACCCAGCTCACGCACGTGCGCCAGGGCCAGCGCGCCAGCATCGCCATCGACGCCTATCCTGGCGTGCTCCTGCACGGCACCGTGCACAGCATCGCGCCGGCCACGGGCGTGACGTTTGCCGCCATCGCGCCGGAAAACGCCACCGGCAACTTCACCAAGGTGGTGCAGCGCATCCCCGTCCGGATCGCGCTCGACCCGGAGCAGGACGGCGACCGGGACCGGGGCACCCGCCTGCGCGTGGGCATGTCGGCCGAAGTGCGCATCGATACGGCCGCGCGCCGTCAACAGCTGCAACAGGTGAGCGCGCGATGA
- a CDS encoding MFS transporter, whose translation MSAVPLPGAAPAAAPPPSPPIFGLRLATGLTGVLLAVLVSGLNENITKIALADIRGAMGIARDDASWLVALYAAASVSAMAFAPWCSVTFSLRRLTAAAIIVCMAAGLLCPFAPNLSVLMFLRVVQGAAGGALPPMLMTVALRFLPPNIKLYGLGGYALSATFGPSLGTPLAAFWTEYLGWQWAFWQVVPGSIVALLMVSWGLPQDPLRLERFRQFDWRGLLLGLPAISMLVVGMLQGERLAWFASPLICVLLGGGLLLLVLFFINEWSHPLPFFKLQLLSRRNLSHALLTLGGVLFVLLAVILIPSSYLAQVHAYRPLQTAPVMLMVALPQLVALPLVAAMCNLRAVDCRWVLAIGLSMLALSCVLGARMSPDWIRTHFYLLQAVQIFAQPMAVIPLLLLATTGLAPQDGPFASAWFNTIKGMSAVVATGVLDALITRRNHFHSTVLSERLGNLPGAVDVPGLAQRMHAQVVTLTSSDLYLCVAAIALAMIVIIPILPTRVYPPRAA comes from the coding sequence GTGTCCGCTGTCCCCCTTCCCGGCGCCGCCCCTGCGGCCGCGCCGCCTCCCTCACCTCCTATCTTCGGCCTGCGCCTGGCCACGGGCCTGACCGGTGTGCTGCTGGCCGTGCTGGTGTCAGGCCTGAATGAAAACATCACCAAGATCGCGCTGGCCGACATTCGCGGCGCCATGGGCATCGCGCGCGACGACGCCAGCTGGCTCGTGGCCCTGTATGCGGCTGCCTCGGTGTCGGCCATGGCGTTCGCGCCGTGGTGTTCCGTCACGTTCTCGCTGCGCCGGTTGACGGCCGCCGCCATCATCGTCTGCATGGCCGCCGGCCTGCTATGCCCGTTTGCGCCGAACCTGTCCGTGCTGATGTTCCTGCGCGTGGTGCAGGGCGCGGCCGGCGGCGCCCTGCCGCCCATGCTGATGACGGTGGCGCTGCGCTTCCTGCCGCCGAACATCAAGCTGTATGGCCTGGGCGGCTATGCGCTGAGCGCCACTTTCGGCCCCAGCCTGGGCACGCCGCTGGCCGCCTTCTGGACCGAGTACCTGGGCTGGCAATGGGCGTTCTGGCAAGTCGTCCCGGGCAGCATCGTCGCCCTGCTGATGGTGTCCTGGGGCTTGCCGCAAGACCCGCTGCGCCTCGAACGTTTCCGCCAGTTCGACTGGCGCGGCCTGCTGCTTGGCCTGCCCGCCATCAGCATGCTGGTGGTGGGCATGCTGCAGGGCGAACGCCTGGCGTGGTTCGCCTCGCCGCTGATCTGCGTGCTGCTGGGCGGCGGTCTATTGCTGCTGGTGCTGTTCTTCATCAACGAGTGGTCGCACCCGCTGCCCTTCTTCAAGCTGCAGCTGCTGTCGCGGCGCAACCTCAGCCACGCCCTGCTGACCCTGGGCGGCGTGCTGTTCGTGCTGCTGGCCGTGATCCTGATCCCCTCGTCCTACCTGGCGCAGGTGCACGCCTACCGCCCGCTGCAAACGGCGCCCGTGATGCTGATGGTGGCGCTGCCGCAGCTGGTCGCCCTGCCGCTGGTGGCCGCCATGTGCAATCTGCGCGCCGTCGACTGCCGCTGGGTGCTGGCCATCGGCCTGAGCATGCTGGCCCTGTCCTGCGTGCTGGGCGCGCGCATGTCGCCGGACTGGATACGCACGCATTTCTACCTGCTGCAAGCGGTGCAGATCTTTGCACAACCGATGGCCGTGATTCCCTTGCTGCTGCTCGCCACCACGGGCCTGGCGCCGCAGGATGGACCGTTCGCCTCGGCCTGGTTCAACACCATCAAGGGCATGTCGGCCGTCGTCGCCACCGGCGTGCTCGATGCGCTGATCACGCGCCGCAACCATTTCCATTCGACGGTGCTCAGCGAACGCCTGGGCAACCTGCCGGGCGCCGTCGATGTGCCAGGGCTGGCACAGCGCATGCATGCGCAAGTCGTCACCCTGACCTCGTCCGACCTGTACCTCTGCGTGGCCGCCATCGCGCTGGCCATGATTGTGATCATCCCCATCCTGCCGACGCGCGTCTATCCGCCGCGCGCCGCTTGA
- a CDS encoding LysR family transcriptional regulator, giving the protein MKLPDLNLLVALDILLEEGSAVAAARRMNLSAPAMSRTLARIRDAIGDPVFVRSGRGLAPTPRALELREQVRGVVEQAHAIFTSGREVDLRTLERTFSLCANDVFVGAYGGKLRDLLAVHAPHTVLRFVPEGDGATENDALHAGRIDLYISARRAFAPDIKLQQLFSSGFVGIARSDHPIFDGPINLDSFTEYEHISVSRRGLARGPFDTALAERGYTRRVSLISPNFQSAIFAVADSRLLLPLMPTPLLAIVERLGLKLRTFELPIPVDSVEVFQAWHPRLDHDHAHRWLRRMIKELCTGSDPCGSDPSI; this is encoded by the coding sequence ATGAAACTCCCCGACCTGAACCTGCTCGTCGCCCTCGACATCCTGCTCGAGGAAGGCAGCGCCGTGGCCGCCGCGCGGCGCATGAACTTGAGCGCGCCGGCCATGAGCCGCACCCTGGCGCGCATCCGCGACGCCATCGGCGACCCCGTCTTCGTGCGCTCCGGGCGCGGCCTGGCGCCCACCCCGCGCGCGCTGGAATTGCGCGAGCAGGTGCGCGGCGTGGTGGAGCAGGCGCACGCCATCTTCACGTCGGGCCGCGAAGTCGACTTGCGCACCCTGGAACGCACCTTCAGCCTGTGCGCCAATGACGTGTTTGTCGGCGCCTACGGCGGCAAGCTGCGCGACCTGCTGGCCGTGCACGCGCCGCACACCGTGCTGCGCTTCGTGCCCGAAGGCGACGGCGCCACGGAAAACGACGCCCTGCACGCGGGCCGCATTGACCTGTACATCAGCGCGCGGCGCGCCTTTGCGCCCGACATCAAACTGCAGCAGCTGTTTAGCAGCGGCTTTGTCGGCATCGCCCGCAGCGACCACCCGATCTTCGACGGCCCCATCAACCTCGACAGCTTTACCGAGTACGAACATATCAGCGTCTCGCGGCGCGGCCTGGCGCGCGGCCCGTTCGATACGGCCCTGGCGGAGCGGGGCTACACGCGCAGGGTTTCGCTGATCAGCCCCAACTTCCAGTCTGCCATCTTCGCCGTGGCCGATTCGCGCCTGCTGCTGCCCTTGATGCCCACACCGCTGCTGGCCATCGTCGAGCGCCTGGGCCTGAAGCTGCGCACGTTCGAACTGCCCATCCCCGTCGACAGCGTGGAAGTCTTCCAGGCCTGGCACCCGCGCCTCGACCACGACCACGCGCACCGCTGGCTGCGCCGCATGATCAAGGAGCTGTGCACGGGGTCAGACCCTTGCGGGTCTGACCCCAGCATTTGA
- a CDS encoding UPF0149 family protein yields the protein MQLEQPLSEKEFDELDQFLLSDRCSEDAMTMDMLHGYLTAVAIGPEPIMPAEWLPRVWGEDVNDAPKFKNSKEEERIVNLIMRFMNEVLVTFEVAPKEFEALFVEHDYEGQTLIDAEAWCWGFWDGMELRPGSWNEIWDSEVAELMQPIYLLGADEIKEEELKLVEDPVKAHKLAQELEANLPAIHRFWVPRRKAPVQTMKREEPKVGRNDDCPCGSGKKFKKCCGAEPAAE from the coding sequence ATGCAACTCGAACAGCCATTATCAGAAAAAGAATTTGACGAATTAGACCAATTCCTGTTGTCGGACCGGTGCTCCGAAGACGCGATGACCATGGATATGCTGCACGGCTATCTGACGGCCGTGGCCATCGGTCCGGAACCGATCATGCCGGCCGAGTGGTTGCCGCGCGTGTGGGGCGAAGATGTCAACGACGCGCCGAAGTTCAAGAACAGCAAGGAAGAAGAGCGCATCGTCAACCTGATCATGCGCTTCATGAACGAAGTGCTGGTGACGTTCGAAGTGGCGCCGAAAGAATTCGAAGCCCTGTTCGTCGAGCACGACTACGAAGGCCAGACCCTGATCGACGCCGAAGCGTGGTGCTGGGGCTTCTGGGACGGCATGGAACTGCGTCCGGGCTCGTGGAACGAGATCTGGGATTCCGAAGTGGCCGAACTGATGCAGCCTATCTACCTGCTGGGCGCCGACGAAATCAAGGAAGAAGAACTGAAACTGGTGGAAGACCCGGTCAAGGCGCACAAGCTGGCGCAGGAACTGGAAGCGAACCTGCCGGCCATCCACCGTTTCTGGGTCCCGCGCCGCAAGGCACCGGTGCAAACCATGAAGCGCGAAGAGCCGAAAGTGGGCCGCAACGACGACTGCCCTTGCGGCAGCGGCAAGAAGTTCAAGAAATGCTGCGGCGCCGAGCCGGCAGCCGAGTAA
- a CDS encoding serine/threonine protein kinase, with amino-acid sequence MHNENQPHEDDRPVHPFSALSPDCVLDALDSVGLRGDGRLLALNSYENRVYQVGIEDSAPLVAKFYRPARWSDTAILEEHAFVSELVEREIQVVPALSINGSTLHQYQGFRFAVFPRHGGRAPELDDPATLEWIGRFIGRIHAVGALSTYKERPALDHQTFGVEPREFLLGGNFLPPELLAAYSSVAQQALDGVKRCYDRAGDVAMLRTHGDCHGGNVLWTDAGPHFVDFDDSRMGPAIQDLWMMLSGERSDQVRQMSDILAGYEDFCDFDPRQLYLVEALRTLRLIHYSAWLARRWDDPAFPVAFPWFNTQRYWQDRILELREQVALMDEAPLWPV; translated from the coding sequence ATGCACAATGAAAACCAGCCGCACGAGGACGACCGGCCCGTCCATCCCTTTTCCGCCCTGAGCCCCGATTGCGTGCTCGACGCCCTCGACAGCGTGGGACTGCGCGGCGATGGCCGCCTGCTGGCCTTGAACAGCTATGAAAACCGCGTCTACCAGGTGGGCATCGAAGACAGCGCGCCGCTGGTGGCCAAGTTTTACCGTCCCGCGCGCTGGAGCGATACGGCCATCCTGGAAGAACACGCGTTTGTGTCCGAACTGGTCGAGCGCGAAATCCAGGTGGTGCCGGCGCTGTCCATCAATGGCAGCACCCTGCACCAGTACCAGGGCTTCCGCTTTGCCGTCTTCCCCCGCCACGGCGGCCGCGCGCCAGAGCTGGACGACCCGGCCACCCTGGAATGGATAGGGCGCTTCATCGGCCGCATCCACGCCGTCGGCGCGCTGTCGACCTACAAGGAACGGCCGGCGCTCGACCACCAGACGTTCGGCGTCGAACCGCGCGAGTTTTTGCTGGGGGGCAATTTCTTGCCGCCCGAACTGCTGGCCGCCTATTCCAGCGTGGCGCAGCAGGCGCTCGATGGCGTCAAGCGCTGCTATGACCGCGCGGGCGACGTGGCCATGCTGCGCACGCACGGCGACTGCCATGGCGGCAATGTGCTGTGGACGGACGCCGGTCCCCATTTTGTCGATTTCGACGATAGCCGCATGGGGCCGGCCATCCAGGACCTGTGGATGATGCTGTCGGGCGAGCGCAGCGACCAGGTGCGCCAGATGAGCGACATCCTGGCCGGTTACGAAGACTTTTGCGATTTCGACCCGCGCCAGCTGTACCTGGTCGAAGCGCTGCGCACCCTGCGCCTGATCCATTATTCGGCCTGGCTGGCGCGCCGCTGGGATGACCCCGCCTTCCCCGTCGCCTTCCCGTGGTTTAACACGCAGCGGTATTGGCAGGACCGGATATTGGAACTCAGGGAGCAGGTGGCCTTGATGGATGAAGCGCCATTGTGGCCTGTTTGA